A portion of the Bacillus thuringiensis genome contains these proteins:
- a CDS encoding PhzF family phenazine biosynthesis protein, whose protein sequence is MKISVYVASAFSKDHKGGNKAGVVFIENTNTLTTTQKMTIAKQLGYAETAFISESEIADYKFEYFTPKEEVDLCGHATIGSFAILMHLNKLFRNRYTIETNRGVLTITIKDDIIFMEQNKPIFYDVVSPNEFIDCFDIKDIDNKYPIQIVSTGLKDILIPIKSETQLHALQPNFEKIKEISKYYNVVGMHLYTFNDNRIICRNFAPLYDINEEAATGTSNGALACYLYEQHYLQKEVYVFEQGYSLHSPSEILVKLATNSKNKIEKVYVGGKGYYCETKCLNVENVE, encoded by the coding sequence ATGAAAATATCCGTTTATGTTGCAAGTGCATTTAGCAAGGATCATAAAGGCGGAAATAAAGCAGGAGTGGTATTTATTGAGAATACAAATACATTGACCACTACTCAAAAAATGACAATAGCCAAACAATTGGGTTATGCGGAAACCGCATTTATATCAGAATCTGAAATTGCTGATTATAAATTTGAGTATTTTACACCAAAAGAAGAAGTTGATTTATGTGGTCATGCCACAATTGGCTCTTTCGCGATACTGATGCATTTAAATAAACTTTTCAGGAATCGCTATACGATTGAAACGAACAGAGGTGTTCTTACTATTACCATAAAAGATGACATCATATTCATGGAACAAAATAAACCGATATTCTATGATGTTGTATCTCCAAACGAGTTCATCGACTGTTTTGACATTAAAGATATAGACAATAAATACCCAATTCAAATTGTCTCCACGGGCTTAAAAGATATTTTAATTCCTATAAAAAGCGAAACACAATTACATGCACTGCAACCTAATTTTGAAAAAATTAAAGAAATCAGCAAGTATTATAATGTTGTCGGGATGCATCTATATACTTTTAATGACAATCGAATTATATGCAGAAATTTTGCTCCACTATACGACATTAATGAAGAAGCAGCGACTGGAACTTCAAACGGTGCATTAGCTTGCTACCTTTATGAACAGCACTATTTGCAAAAAGAAGTCTATGTATTTGAACAAGGTTATTCTTTACACTCGCCTTCCGAAATATTAGTTAAATTAGCAACCAATAGCAAGAATAAAATAGAAAAAGTTTATGTTGGCGGCAAAGGCTATTACTGTGAAACTAAGTGTTTAAATGTAGAAAATGTTGAGTGA
- the adhP gene encoding alcohol dehydrogenase AdhP, with amino-acid sequence MKAVVVNKNSKANIEVIEKELRPLRSGEALVDVEYCGVCHTDLHVANHDFGNTDGRILGHEGVGVVTKIADDVTSLKIGDRVSIAWMFQSCGRCEYCVTGRETFCREVKNAGYSVDGGMAEQCIVTADYAVKVPEGLDPAQASSITCAGVTTYKAIKVSDIKPGQPIVIYGCGGLGNLAIQYAKNVFGAKVIAVDINDDKLALAKEVGADMIINPISQGPADKIVQEELGGAYAAVVTAVSKVAFNSAVDAVRACGKVVAVGLPVETMDLNIPRLVLDGIEVVGSLVGTRKDLEEAFMFGAEGKVVPVVQTCSLDKVQNVFEEMEQGRIQGRMVIDFKQHSCDCK; translated from the coding sequence ATGAAAGCAGTAGTGGTTAATAAAAACAGCAAAGCAAACATCGAAGTGATTGAAAAAGAATTACGTCCGTTACGCTCAGGTGAAGCGTTAGTAGATGTAGAGTATTGTGGAGTTTGCCACACTGATTTACACGTTGCGAATCATGATTTTGGTAACACTGATGGCCGTATTCTTGGTCATGAGGGTGTAGGTGTTGTTACGAAAATAGCTGATGATGTTACTTCACTAAAGATAGGTGACCGTGTAAGTATCGCATGGATGTTCCAATCTTGTGGACGTTGTGAATATTGCGTAACTGGTAGAGAAACATTTTGCCGTGAAGTTAAAAACGCAGGTTATTCAGTAGATGGTGGTATGGCTGAACAATGTATCGTTACAGCTGATTATGCGGTAAAAGTACCAGAAGGATTAGATCCTGCTCAAGCATCATCAATTACATGTGCTGGTGTAACTACATATAAAGCTATTAAAGTATCAGATATTAAACCTGGTCAACCTATTGTAATCTATGGCTGCGGTGGATTAGGTAACTTAGCTATCCAATATGCCAAAAATGTATTTGGTGCAAAGGTAATCGCAGTAGACATTAATGACGACAAATTAGCCTTAGCAAAAGAAGTTGGTGCTGATATGATTATCAATCCAATTTCTCAAGGTCCTGCTGATAAAATTGTTCAAGAGGAGCTTGGTGGCGCTTATGCTGCTGTAGTAACAGCAGTCTCTAAAGTAGCCTTTAACTCAGCAGTTGATGCAGTACGTGCTTGCGGTAAAGTAGTTGCAGTAGGGCTACCAGTAGAAACTATGGATTTAAACATTCCGCGACTTGTACTAGATGGAATTGAAGTAGTTGGTTCTCTAGTTGGTACTCGTAAGGACTTAGAAGAGGCGTTTATGTTCGGGGCAGAAGGAAAAGTAGTGCCGGTTGTTCAAACCTGTTCTCTAGATAAAGTACAAAATGTATTCGAAGAAATGGAACAAGGTAGAATTCAAGGGCGTATGGTAATTGATTTTAAACAGCATAGTTGCGATTGCAAATAA
- a CDS encoding ABC transporter permease, whose translation MKSIWKSKRFLIGFTYLFILISASFIYSWFFKDNIPKPPQLLYNDNNELLGKAPFPPSLIPPFGSDRFGESVFLQIVEGAKFTILLAVAISFFRILFGTCIGILLSLYAPKFKKFFQSCSEVFYYIPTLFIAFILITPVNIVIVSNADRLDPNISFAFYQVLVLIFVALPTLSLYISSEVDEFMKQDYILSSQLLGASRFHIIKKHLRVLLLDRLFVVFMEHIVQALILVIHLALLDIVIGGIQMRELYDGVLKPVSLSNDWAGLIGLNRYEMNLSWWIIFYTLVSFFITILFIKLMTIGIQDALKARDSQVVAIQTVPNHKKFVKHKDSFSFANKVNL comes from the coding sequence ATGAAATCTATTTGGAAATCAAAACGCTTTTTAATCGGCTTTACTTATCTATTCATACTTATTTCAGCTAGTTTTATTTATAGTTGGTTCTTTAAAGATAACATCCCAAAACCTCCTCAGTTACTTTACAATGACAATAACGAATTACTTGGAAAGGCCCCCTTTCCACCATCGTTAATTCCGCCTTTTGGATCTGATCGTTTTGGAGAGTCTGTTTTCTTACAAATTGTAGAAGGAGCAAAATTCACCATTTTATTAGCCGTGGCAATTAGCTTCTTTCGAATTTTATTCGGAACATGTATAGGAATCCTCTTAAGTTTATATGCTCCAAAATTCAAGAAATTTTTCCAATCATGCTCAGAAGTTTTTTATTATATTCCAACTTTATTTATCGCATTTATACTCATCACGCCCGTTAATATTGTAATCGTATCAAATGCTGATAGATTAGACCCAAATATTTCATTTGCGTTTTATCAAGTACTCGTACTTATTTTCGTGGCTCTGCCTACACTTTCTTTATATATATCCTCAGAAGTCGATGAATTTATGAAACAAGATTACATTTTAAGTTCACAATTACTGGGTGCTAGCCGTTTTCATATTATCAAAAAACACTTACGAGTCTTATTACTTGATCGCTTATTTGTGGTATTTATGGAACATATCGTCCAAGCACTCATACTCGTTATCCATTTGGCGTTGCTTGACATTGTAATTGGCGGGATACAAATGCGTGAACTCTATGACGGAGTGCTCAAACCTGTTTCTCTATCTAATGATTGGGCAGGCCTTATTGGATTAAATCGTTATGAAATGAATCTTTCATGGTGGATTATTTTTTATACTCTCGTTTCATTCTTTATTACGATTCTATTTATTAAGCTTATGACAATCGGGATTCAAGATGCACTGAAAGCAAGAGATTCGCAAGTTGTAGCAATTCAAACCGTTCCAAATCATAAAAAATTTGTTAAACATAAAGATTCTTTTTCGTTTGCAAATAAAGTGAACCTTTAA